One genomic region from Pan troglodytes isolate AG18354 chromosome 14, NHGRI_mPanTro3-v2.0_pri, whole genome shotgun sequence encodes:
- the COMMD6 gene encoding COMM domain-containing protein 6 isoform X1 has translation METTSEPPLDAKSDVTNQLVDFQWKLGMAVSSDTCRSLKYPYVAVMLKVADHSGQVKTKCFEMTIPQFQNFYRQFKEIAAVIETV, from the exons ATGGAGACGACCAGCGAGCCGCCGCTGGATGCTAAGTCCGAT GTCACCAACCAG CTTGTAGATTTTCAGTGGAAACTGGGTATGGCTGTGAGCTCAGACACTTGCAGATCTCTTAAGTATCCTTATGTTGCAGTGATGCTAAAAGTGGCAGATCATTCAGGCCAAGTAAAGACCAAGTGCTTTGAAATGACGATTCCACAGTTTCAG AATTTCTACAGACAGTTCAAGGAAATTGCTGCAGTTATTGAAACGGTGTGA
- the COMMD6 gene encoding COMM domain-containing protein 6 isoform X2, with protein sequence MAVSSDTCRSLKYPYVAVMLKVADHSGQVKTKCFEMTIPQFQNFYRQFKEIAAVIETV encoded by the exons ATGGCTGTGAGCTCAGACACTTGCAGATCTCTTAAGTATCCTTATGTTGCAGTGATGCTAAAAGTGGCAGATCATTCAGGCCAAGTAAAGACCAAGTGCTTTGAAATGACGATTCCACAGTTTCAG AATTTCTACAGACAGTTCAAGGAAATTGCTGCAGTTATTGAAACGGTGTGA